From one Synechocystis sp. PCC 6803 substr. PCC-P genomic stretch:
- a CDS encoding pseudouridine synthase: protein MNKTPQTIVFYKPYGVLCQFTDNSAHPRPTLKDYINLPDLYPVGRLDQDSEGLLLLTSNGKLQHRLAHREFAHQRTYFAQVEGSPTDEDLEPLRRGITFADYPTRPAIAKIITEPDFPPRNPPIRYRASIPTSWLSITLTEGRNRQVRRMTAAVGFPTLRLVRVQIQVTGRSPQQGKGKSAATWCLTLEGLSPGQWRPLTPWEENFCQQLLTGNPNGPWQKKFGDRR from the coding sequence TTGAATAAAACTCCCCAAACCATTGTTTTTTACAAACCCTACGGAGTTCTGTGTCAATTTACCGATAATTCTGCCCATCCCCGGCCGACGTTGAAGGATTATATTAATTTGCCAGATTTATATCCCGTGGGGCGTTTGGATCAAGATAGCGAAGGACTATTGCTGCTCACCAGCAACGGTAAACTTCAGCATCGTTTGGCCCACCGGGAGTTTGCCCACCAACGTACTTATTTTGCCCAAGTAGAAGGCTCTCCAACGGACGAAGACCTAGAACCCCTGCGGCGGGGCATAACTTTCGCGGATTACCCTACCAGACCGGCGATCGCCAAAATTATCACTGAACCAGATTTTCCCCCCAGAAATCCTCCCATTCGTTATCGAGCCTCCATTCCCACCAGTTGGTTAAGCATTACCCTAACGGAGGGGCGCAATCGTCAGGTACGTCGAATGACAGCGGCAGTGGGCTTCCCTACCCTACGATTGGTGCGGGTGCAAATACAGGTTACTGGTCGCTCTCCCCAACAGGGCAAAGGTAAGTCAGCAGCAACTTGGTGCTTAACCCTAGAAGGTTTGAGTCCGGGGCAATGGCGACCCCTGACCCCTTGGGAAGAAAATTTTTGCCAGCAACTCTTAACGGGAAA